The Deinococcus aquiradiocola genome contains a region encoding:
- a CDS encoding tRNA (adenine(22)-N(1))-methyltransferase translates to MTDGPTTDPASPPPPVGKTGTDAHFGEAGTDAHLGEAGTDALAGLDERLRAAAELVQADRHADIGSDHAALPLALLRSGRARHAVIVEKTGGPLAVARTAVQQAGLQDRATLHLGDGLAPLGPQDLHSVSLTGMGARTMLGILGRGRAGGRVPGALVLQPNDDPGLLRGWAQEHGYWLVTERLARGFWRYPVLRLERHAGPDPAYADLPADAARRYGPHLLRARDALLQQELSTQLTRLEALARHGRPQVLHDLNVVRAALAVIG, encoded by the coding sequence GACGCGCACTTCGGGGAGGCAGGGACGGACGCGCACCTCGGGGAGGCAGGGACGGACGCGCTCGCGGGCCTGGACGAGCGCCTGCGTGCCGCGGCGGAACTCGTGCAGGCGGACCGGCACGCGGACATCGGCTCGGACCACGCGGCCCTGCCGCTCGCCCTGCTGCGGTCCGGGCGGGCACGGCACGCCGTGATCGTCGAGAAGACCGGCGGGCCGCTCGCCGTGGCCCGGACCGCCGTGCAGCAGGCGGGCCTGCAGGACCGCGCCACCCTGCACCTCGGGGACGGCCTCGCCCCGCTCGGGCCGCAGGACCTGCACAGCGTCAGCCTGACCGGCATGGGGGCACGCACCATGCTCGGCATCCTGGGGCGCGGCCGGGCGGGCGGGCGCGTACCGGGGGCGCTCGTGCTGCAGCCGAACGACGACCCCGGCCTACTGCGCGGCTGGGCGCAGGAGCACGGGTACTGGCTCGTCACGGAACGGCTCGCGCGCGGCTTCTGGCGCTACCCGGTCCTGCGCCTGGAGCGGCACGCCGGGCCTGACCCCGCCTACGCCGACCTGCCCGCCGACGCCGCACGCCGGTACGGACCACACCTGCTGCGCGCCCGCGACGCCCTGCTGCAGCAGGAACTGTCCACGCAGCTCACGCGACTGGAGGCCCTCGCCCGGCACGGGCGGCCACAGGTGCTGCACGACCTGAACGTGGTGCGCGCCGCCCTCGCCGTGATCGGCTGA